From the genome of Mya arenaria isolate MELC-2E11 chromosome 5, ASM2691426v1:
AGTGTTTCCTCAGAGAACGACGTACGATCGCCGTGCAAGCGCCATCGATAACCATTGTGTTCGCACTTCGACCTCCGTGCGTGCCCGCAGCGATCCTGTTGCGTTGTAGGAGACCTAACTACGCTGCTAAGGCGACATCAAGGCGAGCGACGTCATTTGTTTTTGGCATGCTCAACGTGCGCGCTGTCGCTCAGCGTTCTTAGCGATTCCACCGCGTTTTATACCAACACTagatataaatagaaataagcCAGTTACAAATAGAACACGGTAATTTCATCTCGATCACATTCACAAATAAATTCAAGTCATAAGAACGTATTGAGGACGTGATAAGCACTTGGTAAGCGCGTGGTGGAATCTTCCTGGTCGTAGTAAGAACGTCCAAAGAAGCCATTGGACGTGAAGCGCACGTTTTAAGAATGCAATGGACGTGGTACGCACGTGAAGACTGGCGCAGTAAGAACGTGTTTTGAACGTGTGTGACGCAGTGAATGCCTTGCAAGGACGTAGTTTGAACTTGGGTAAAgcattctttgaaaatattgaccgCATCCTCACTGCGTTGGTGGTCAAAATTATCAAGAAGTAGTGCGGTCTTTTTGGTCTTCGTCTAGTTTGATGGGGGTAAGCCGTGGCGATGCTTACGATTCCACTGCGCGCAGATCAGCGTTCTGGATTTTTCATGGACGCCGTGGGAACGCGGCTCTTGTATAACAGGGGTTTTAAGGAGTAATAGAGGATGACTCAAGAGTGGTATGCTCTACGCTTACAGTTTATCTGTATTATTTGGTACGCAGACTCTCCAAAAGGATGGATATTATTTGCTATGTAGAATTCGGGTAATTAATGATAAGTATTCGGTTTGCAATGGGGTAAGGTGGCTACATtcgtatttttaaatattgttactaATGAAGGTTTCGCgtacacaatatatttattctcATTTTCAATTAATGAGATATGTATTGATTCCATTGTTAGATCGCAATAATTCCTTGAGTGATCACAGAAATCAATTCTACATTAGATCAAAATGTCTgtaataattaatgaaaacattcaaaactttCACTGAAAATCAACATAATAATTCCTGCAGATCTTTTAATCCCGTGATTAACCTAACAGCCTTGAAGATTATTTGACGGGTCATACAAACATCTACGTAACCTGTCGATTTCCACTACCTTTATTTCTGTGAGTGGCGCTAACTTGCCTACAGACTTGTACTTGAACTCCCCTCGCCCGTTCAGATGGGTCAGTCCCAACTCCGTCATACCGTAACCTAAAACATAAGGGGAATAACTACAGAGTCCACACTTATTTCGACCCATTGCCGTTCCTTAACCTAAAAACAGGTTTTTGAAATCCAATATGTGAGGCCAAATTCCATCTTATTTTACCCTAGAATATGTTAACAGGaccttttaaaactaaaaaacagttgttgttgtttttccaaattttaGCACGTAAACTGTATTTGTTGAGCTAGTCATCAACGGTGACAATTTATTGcctttttatttgtatattactATCATAATACACATTTATGGACCTGCATGTATACAGTGttaacttaaagtgacactcttattcaaatccaatacatacacatgtataacaaacataaattttgggtGAATTTTTTTTACTACTAActatattatgcatttatggaaaatatttattactgataacaacattgtattcaatagctgaaaacgtaaaaatataaaatgaatggtgagtgctaaaagttAACTGTGATCAAtaatcgtctcataaggtagaaataccgtgttttcgttcaaattaaactccgGTTACTTCattatattcattgttttcgacatttagtcatccttttcggtatatttaaacaattgtattaattgtgttaaatcttattttggagtaagagtggaTCTTTAATgactatttatatgtatattaagaCCACTAGATATTTATGAACctgcatgtaaatatatttatcttaagATTAATATTTAAAGACTGGCCCCAATTTCACAAAACATCTTAGGTCCTTTACCACAGGATTTAGCTAAGCAcactttttttcttctataaTTTGCATAACAATTCCTTCTTTAAGAGTCCTAAGACTTTTAAATTGGAATAATCACTATGCTAACCACAATACAccgttttttttatcaaaatcaaatttaaatatgcaGTATGtttagaagtttcgagaaattggggcctgtggtggtattcataaaactgcTTTAGTCATCTCTTAACTTAAGTCACGTTCCTAATGTTAGTGTCTCTTTACtcgtttgaaataaaaataaaggattttcgaaattaattccattgaccttatttaacaaaagaaactttaatgttaaaaacacttatacaaTTCTTGTAATATgactatgaaataaaaaaaatcgacataGGTAAggaaataacttaataaaaattATGCATTATTAATACGGTCCCTTGTATCTATGCCCCTAATATATATGTCAAGTGACTGTGTTGAACCTTATTTTTCACACGAAtgatttcttcaaaattatgtgATATATACGTTGTGTAACCCCTTCCTCTCCTGGAACTGAAACGAATTCGTCACTTGCTAAAAGCAAGATgaaagaatataataaaatgttatttgttttgtttaaatgtaaacgTCGCATGTTAGTATAATACAAATACGCGTCATTTTTTAGTCAAAAAGGCAGATCATTACTTATAACGGTAGAAGTATACGCGGTATAGACATagtagaatagaatagaatagaatagaatagaatagaatagaatagaatagaatagaacagaatagaatagaatagaatagaatagaatagaatagaatagaatagaatagaatagaatagaatagaatagaatagaatagaatagaatagaatagaatagaatagaatagagtGAAATGAATAGAATagagaatataatataatagaatAGAATATAATAGACTAGAATAGAAACGAATTTCACAATGGTAGGAAAGAAAGAATCAATGTGCCTGACATTATTCAAGATGATTTAATGTAGTTACTTTCTTAGAGATGCAATGGTGACAGTAATACAACTTTCATTTCTGATAGTTAACATACAGGTCGGTGTGGGGAGCTATACTGACCGTCCCGAGACAGGACCATCCCTAATATGTATAGGTTATAGTTTTGGGCAATGACTCAAAAAACAATGATAGGAGTAACATAGCCCGTTCTTCTTAATTGATACTTTActttatgtataaatgtatatatttgtaaagcCGGTGTATAACGCGCCATTTCAGATGAAATCCTCCATTAAGGCGGTTTAGATGTATAGTAAGATGATACCAGAATTATGTGGGATAACCAGCCATTATCATTTTACAAGataatggagctatcagagaGAGAGCTAATTTTTGGGTCGTTTTCCTTAATTTGATTTTACTTGAAATTTCTGTCAGTGATCGGAACATGATGACgctaaacataaattttaatttatatagccttattttaaagttattaacaTCCAAACAAGTCGTCTGGTTTTCAATTGTGCTATCTTTAGGAGTAAACATATATACTCGTAGCTAATGTCTTTATACACTAATTCGTACAAGCCCGCGGAGAAGTTATGCACGCTAGCATATCAgtttacataaaatgatacgTATACGTATTATTATACGACATTTGATATCTCTTTTATATATACGTTCTATTCGAGTTTGTTTAATTATCAAATGCTGGCTTACGCATATATTAAAACTGATGTTAAATAATCCACATTGCGAACAATTTACCTAACAATCGTCAAACtttcaacattttaacaaatcaatAGTTTGTAAACATTTGGGAATAGCTTAAAGACAAGTGTCTTTCCTTTTTTTGGTATATTCACAGCAGACTTACTTCTCTTTCACCATGTGACCATTTTCGTGTAGAACTTACCTTGATAAATGCATGGCAGTTTCAACCTTTCCTTGACCACGTCCTCTATTTCCTTACTAAGGGGCGCAGCTCCGCAACTGATCTGGGTAACAGACGACAGGTCGTACTCGGAAACCTTCGGACTTTTCGCAAACAAAACCATGATTGGAGGAACCATTATTAGAGTTTTGGGCTGAAAATGGCATTCAACTGTAACATGAGGTTAAAAGGGACACAAAACATattgatgcattttttattttattttattgctttttattgtGTTTAGCTTAATTGActttatgatcaaaacaaaaagcatatgctttgtgtacagttaaaaatatattagccTTTATTTATGGAGTAATTGAATTAATAGCCATGTGGCCACAAATCCAAAGAAAATAAAGCACCACAATTTCgctaatattttaatatctgaacacatatcatatgtttttgttttttttggttttgatcattaaagttaaatgagtaaaacattattatgcattaaaattgtgctcctttaaagctgcactctcacagattaaccgatttttacaaaaaaaataaataatttttctcttggaatgagcaaagtTTTGCGTTAACATCTGCATACCAGTGAtaaagactgctggcaaaagatcagatcgcagactttcatatttccgttcgaaaaagaatgtattatggctaaaagcggaactaacggtttaagaaaaatgcataaaacatcattttttgaattcaaatataaaagcTGCGATCTTagtttttgtcagctgtcttatatgaCTGTTTTCCATGGATTTGCGCATAAATTTACTCGTTCAAGCAAATATAATTCCATCTCAGCTTCTTGTCTTATTCGGACTCTCCTACACAAAGAAATGTTCCAACTTTATACCAAGACTATTGGGCAACTATGACAACTTGACAATCTTAAAcccacgcttatttgtaataaacATGTCAAATTATTCATAACTGTGCATTTGTACACAATCAGCCGACAACCACATACGCATAAGTGGACAAGAACATTTCAATCAAATACAAATGCCCTACAATAATTAATGAGTGTTGCGTATCAAAAAATGTATGGCAATATACATTTAATAGAAAgctaattatttcaataaagtaaTTTTACTGTTCTTATAACCGTACAATGATTAAACCTATTTaagcctatctgcaatttcaacTGCTGCAAATGTAGGTTGAATTctaaaaagaaatgtacaatACTAATAAACGCAAGAACTATTAAATGGATTCAATTACAGATATTTTGTTGGGAGggatcttttttttaaaactgacattgagttattttacttacactaaaacaaatactaaacagAAAATGAAGGTAATGCTGTAAACGGAATGTGTAAATTCAAGCCTTAATATGCGTTACTAACTCTTTTCGGCAAAAAAGAGCATTTAACTAACAACAAACGGGTTACAGAATTGGTGATTTGCAGCGTTTAGTTAAATcggaaaatacattttacatttaaaataaagaagacATATATCATACACTTAAtaactagcggatccaggggacGGGGGGCGGTCGGGGCtggcgccccccccccccaaaaaaaaagaaatatgaaaaaaaaacgtccAAGTTTACCTACTTATTTCATATAAGAGAAcataagtaataaaatacgccccaaacgcaccatttcggacaagaAATTGATAACAATTGCGATGTGAAGTACCCCCAAACCTCCtttgccaacactttaaaccgaaaaaaaatcagttttgaGTGAAAAGCCTACGCCTCTAAGTACGCCCCTGTACTGGAAATGGCAATTTCTTTGTCTGGTAACATCTGGTATAAAATGACCTGCGTTAAACGTGTCCTATTCTCACCTTATATTTGTCTATCAGCTTAAGATATGTTTCGAAATCAAACCGCGGCATGATGACGAGGCGGGCTCCTAAACAGTGGCCGAAGTATGCTATTAACGAAAGCCCTAGAATGTGGAAAAACGGAAGGAACGTCAAAACAGTTTCGTCAGCACTGCTCAGCCCAAACCAGCTGCAAGACAAAGGTATATTTGTTGTGATAATGCCATAaaaatagagaatactaggttagtgccgtagtctccatccacggcactaacctagtattctatttatcctgttagtttgtttaattaaacactataaaaccttAACATTAATAAGAttctttaaaagtaagggggATAACTgttttttccctgttgacgtcataacactcggtatccatgtttaaatcgcccccaaaatagttctcaaaactgttcaacttttttagtacgtttatattcaaagtcattgcattttaatacgtcaatatcaattcaaaacataaaaatacttttaaacgtgcataagcATGTATCAGTctccaaacattatctgatgatgtaacaattattcctcAAGTCACagtgtacagtacacaggtcaaaaTTCAAAGATCACgtgtgtttacaaacaatcgcaacatatgaaatggatttaaatgatgttgatagtgttgaatgatcataactgcaccggcaaagagatcattaatttctgttgtaagtgagattttgtcattcaccacataaatggaataaactatcgacgagtatcgttgaatgctgttacacagtttccagcatttgcagctggggtaagattttcacatcacatgtagatttcaggtcgattgttttgccagtgtcattattttgcataatgatgggactttatgggcgagtgattgttgaggtcggctgttagtggtccattaataagatactgaaacagcATTTCTGCTGTTCTtctgacattgcagaatatataaaagaagttcgttttcgcggtcacatgaccacctgactgtagataaacatcacgtggtctactatcctaataaactaaagtttacacggcaccttgttattggaccgatttgtatgcaggtGACAGGTTAAATACATTTAACCGAGGACATTGTGACGGTCATTTAAGCAATTGAGAGGTAGCATGGCATATTTTAAACCtcaaatcacattaaaaaaagtCTGACATCAAAGTTGAAGACATTTCTCTTTATTGTAAGTTGATAGTTcccgttttctttgaaattaatcAAGGATTTTGTACATGAAATTTGATAACAACAATCAAATaaagagaagaaaatatttttaaaaacaagtttacaATAAGCTGAAATCCAGCTATACTGGCTGATCTATTCAGCTTGTTAGGGGAGATCACTGCTTAAGCGATTGATTTCTAATAGGCAAAAAATACGACAATAATCCTTAAATACGAGATCAACACTTCATGTTCATCGTCTGATCTAAATAAACAATACGCCAGCATAGTCGTGACGTAATACCGACCAGCACGAGATGAAAATGGAAGACACAATAAAATAGCATGGCATTATGTCAGAAATTACAACTTAAGTGAAGAAATACTTAACAGTGGATTGATATAAAAATACGAGAGAAAAGTTAATCAAATAACATCATTGGTCAGTACatacaatattcattaattagTTTAACTCATACAAAGTTGCAATAATAAACATGCTGGAACATTAGATGAACTCCAAAGCCTTTTCTCACATTGCCCCACCCGGCGGGCACAGAAATGCATTGGTTTCACTTCGTTTATAATTATTACGAATTATCAAGAAGAACTATaaagtttttatattgaaaaaggcCATTTTTCAACATAAAGACATTAAGCGTTAATGAGAGGTTAATGATTGCTTGCTGCTCGCTATTATGCGATACTCGCCCGAAGATGTCCATAATGGCATGAGGGCCTGAAGATTATTATGAAATCCACGGCGATTATCGCATAATGGCGGGCAGCAAACAATCATAAACATCTTTAGAACATATGTGTCAActtcattttacaaatgaatTTCGTGGGCCCAGTTCACGTTTCTATTCGCAATACGTGAGATGATCCATACAGCTGTGTACATAATTACAATTTGAGAAGTATAAACCCAACTGAGAAACAAAATATCTCACTTTTGTTGGACGGTGTTGGTGACAATGGCGTAGTGGGAGACACAGACGGCCTTCGGGAATCCTGTCGTACCGGAAGAAGACAGGAGAGCTGCTATTGACGTCTTTGGGTCCATTTCGGGGGCATGATAGGGGGCATGGTGGGGGTGCAAGAGGGACTCAAATGTCGTGTATCCTTTGGCTTCCCCGTACACCAAAACCTGTGgtcaatgttatgttttttcttattttatgtaGTTTCATTTGCAAAGCATGCATTTCATTCACAAGTGTGTGTATGGCTGTGTGATATCATACGCAAATAATGGGTAaggaaaattacaaaattaagtctcttcaaacaataaatacatatacttGCTTGAAAGCGTCAGAACGAAGTTGAAAATCGGATACaaacttgaaaatacaaaagtcaatgattgttttgattgttataaattcaatgGCAATTTAAACTAGTTcgttaatgaaattaaatgttgcGAACGTGTAATCGGTGTACGAGTCTTTTAAAGAATACATTGTCGGAACTTTAAATATGGGTTTGATTTGGAGCTTTGTTTTACCGAGGGTGAAGGAAAATTGTATGGAAAtgcaaaatgttgaaataaatgatacCTTTATCTGATCGAGCCCCTGTATCGCCTCCTCAACTTTTGGTAGTAAATCAGTCACTGTGAACAGATACTTGGTGCTGCACTGTCGGATGACTTTAGCCAAGTCGTCTGTGATAAAAAAGTGTACGACTACAGATTGTACCATATTGGAGGTTTTACTTTGTGTTTATGCATTATTCTTGCATCAGAACGGTAACCAGTAGGCATAGTATTTACTTTGCAATAAGTAGCATGctgataaattaaaatgttatttcaatatttcacgcctccaacatgaataACGCAACGCCTATGGTCCAgcactggtcacgcggtgacccaatattttccatattgggtcacaaAATTAAATATCGTAACAAGAAGGCGTATATTTTTCAATTCcgatgaatatttataaaaaaataaacattttaacaagtaAACAGGTtttcgacgtgatatatacgttacggggttagtcgCTGATCCGATATAGGATACTTATATACGGGGCAAAGAAAACTATATCGAATATGGTTTTCTTCGCCttgtatatcccatatcgggtcacctactaatcCCGTTACTTATAATACGCCAGCAATGCTTGACAATAGGTCATAAACCAGTTACCACATCCAACCCTAGGTGGTCTTATCGGGTTGGGATGATCATCTCTTATACTTTAAATGCatgctcaaatattttttaaggcTCATCACCatcttaaaatacatgtatatgttttcaaaccgttaatagtttaaatattgGTACACATGGGCAACATGGCTTTGAAGTAAAGGATAAACATCCCTGACCAATACGACCACCTATAAGTATAGAAACGCGTAATGGTGAACAATTCGATTACAATCTATCATTTAGGTCATCGGATAATTTCACTATTTCACAAAACAGCCGTCTGATCATTTTTGAACCAGGtctgtcgaagtgtttgatgtttatcaccttatcaaactcaaGTAATGAAACGAAGGCGTGActctttaagcgacatagactgtcttttgtttcatttaaagtaatgtagtaaaagaaaagttatctttgttttcagtgttcattttaagctaAATGTTGCTttccgatgtagcatatatgacgttatttatccgCTGTATACACACGTAGAATAACagaaattataaaaagaaaacaagcaATTGCTACAAAGTCTGCCAAACGTTTACAACTCTCAATGTATCGTGTAGTTCATGATTTACGTGATACAGCTGAAGAATCAATCGCATAATAATATTCTGTATTCAACGCACCCTTTGTAAACAGCGGATTGATTGGCTGAAGTGTGGCCCCTATCAGTGCGCATGCGTAGAACGTTACCAGGTAGTCAGGATGATTTGGTGACAACACTCCAATGACGTCATCCTTTCTCACTCCAAACGCTTGCAAACCGGAAGCTGCTCGTTCTATGCGCGCGATAAGCTCCgaatatgttattgttgtttctGTTGTGCAGTCGACCTTGCCAAATAGGATAAAGCCATATCTTATGTGTTTATGCAACTTACATCTAAGGAACTATTAGACAATGATCTTTATCAGTGAATGGAAAACACGTTCTTTTATATTTCACATGCTTTAACCATACCAAAAAGATATGTTCACTGCTTGAGAGGTAGCGAAGACCTTTTTTTATTCACTTACATATTTACTTAACACTTAACTACACGTAAACATAcacaaattaaatgaatgaaataacccagttttgtttgtaattatacatatattagtTCGTTTTTGAGACAAACTTTGAATGAAATTATCTTGTTAAAGGTTAAAATAACTGTTAGATATAACGTTATTAGTATAAATTCATCTTGTTTGAGATCATGCTTTACGAACTAAATACCCGTGTTCCATATGTATCTAAAggattataaacatgtaaaactaTAGAGCGGGAAAACCACTTAGAGTAGCATTTTTTCCGTTCAATTTCTCACCATGGCGACCCTGTCTCCATGGTTACGGATGTTGTCCAACAGGTACGAGGTAAGGTTCGTCACTGGAACGTCCTCGATTTGGAGGGGCGGCTTTTCCAACATTATTCCGAATGGGACGAATTCCGGAGATGAAGGAAACCGGTTGCAATGCCCAGAGGAACTGCACACAATTGCGGGTATATAATTccgtttgtgttgttttttatcaccTTTTAAACTAATGCTTGTTTAATTGCCCAAAATATTCACTAAATTCATCAGCTCCAATAGTAGTAAATTGTagatttaaatatgaaatgctcacttcttttgttttgtaatttaaatacaactTTCGTTTTAAAGTCAGTCTAGACAAAGCTGCTagaagaaaatgaattaaaccGATCATTATACACACGCCTTCAAGTTGTTATCCGACATAACTATAAATTACATGAATTAATGATATtccacacacacatatacatgtatttcaagtTTAAATGGTAACATAATCAAAGACTAAACATTCGCATTCGGTAACTGTTAATCAGTTATATGATAAGTTACAAAATGAATCACTTTACACTATCTCTACTGAATAATAGCTTTACCGCATGTTACAAAGTAAATACATTCCTCAATTTAAAGAGATAGATATGTTCTTATCTCCTTGCGACCTAAATCCAGAAATACAAGTTCACGCaaatcacattttattttggttaaagTTTACCACTGTTCCACTTTTAAACCTACCTTGATTGAAGCTAAGATGATTTGTAAAAGAGTAGTGAGACACCCATGATAAGTGGGGCGTGAAATGTAGACCATGCAGTGCTCGTAGCTGCGGTAAGCGATAAACTTTTACGTACGAGTATGTAAAGTTTTAGAAGGAGTTATTCCGCAACGACATTTCGTCTTATACGAGCCTTCCAAGTTtgttaacatattattttatatcacaaCCAATATAccgtattattattttttaagtgtgGAATAGCAGTCATATTGGTATGATTTAAACACGCTTAATTTTATTGTATCTTCAATGGTTTGAAGCCAAACATGGCATTtctttttggaaatatttcttttttcttcgtGGAACATTTGTTCACTATATATTACAACAATGTGTAGGCATTGAAGATAGTTTAAAAACAAGTGATACGTATATTTGAATCGGAACATTGATACGCtaaaacatcaataattatGTGTTGTGACTCCACAGCTATAAACACTACGCCAAGCTAGCAATATGTTAAATTTGCGATATTTTGTAATCATACGGtttgattttatacaaaatagttCTTTATAAACTCTGAAAGTAAACGTATGGGGCTAACTATTGTTCGGGAATAATACATGGTGGCATATCACTGCCGTTAGACAACCTCAGCTTAGGTAGCGATCTCGAATTGTTTAGTGTTAACCATCTTATTTTCGTGATAATTATCTAGCCTCAACTAGTTAACCAGTTGATACTGTACAGCTACAAAAGGTAACAGGTTG
Proteins encoded in this window:
- the LOC128235435 gene encoding probable 4-coumarate--CoA ligase 1 translates to MLEKPPLQIEDVPVTNLTSYLLDNIRNHGDRVAMVDCTTETTITYSELIARIERAASGLQAFGVRKDDVIGVLSPNHPDYLVTFYACALIGATLQPINPLFTKDDLAKVIRQCSTKYLFTVTDLLPKVEEAIQGLDQIKVLVYGEAKGYTTFESLLHPHHAPYHAPEMDPKTSIAALLSSSGTTGFPKAVCVSHYAIVTNTVQQNWFGLSSADETVLTFLPFFHILGLSLIAYFGHCLGARLVIMPRFDFETYLKLIDKYKPKTLIMVPPIMVLFAKSPKVSEYDLSSVTQISCGAAPLSKEIEDVVKERLKLPCIYQGYGMTELGLTHLNGRGEFKYKSVGKLAPLTEIKVVEIDRLRRCLYDPSNNLQGC